The genomic segment GCCGGTCATCGGCAGTGTGTCGGAGGGGATGCCTGCCCAGTCCGCCGGTTTGTTGCCCGGAGACAGGATCACCTTTGTTGGGGATCAACCGGTCAAGCGTTGGGATGTCATGAGCCGGAGCATCAAAAAAAGTCATGGCGAGTCTGTCGAACTGACCGTTGTCCGGGGCGAAAAGACCTTTCAGGTCTCCATACTGCCCCGTGTGCATGAAGTGCCGAACCTTTTTGGTGAACCTGTCAAGCAGGTTTTGATCGGCATCCTTCCCAGCCGGGATGAAGAGATCGTCCGCTATCCGTTCTGGGAGGCTTTGGGCCATGGTGTCGTCCATACCTGGCAAATGACCGACATGATGATGACGGGTATTTGGAAAATCATCACCCGTGTGGTTTCGCCCAAGGAGATTGGCGGTCCCATTCTCATTGCCGATTTGGCGGGCCAGGCTGCCCGGCAGGGGCCAACCAACCTGCTTTTTTTCATGGCAATGATCTCCATCAACCTGGGGCTTCTCAACCTTCTGCCCGTTCCCATCCTGGATGGCGGCCATTTGATGTTCCTGACCGTGGAGGGCATTCTCGGACGGGCGTTGAACGAAAAGACATTGGTGATGGCGACCAGGGTCGGGATCATGTTTATCGTGGCCCTGATGTCTCTGGCCTTTTACAATGACATCTCCCGATATTTCTC from the Magnetococcales bacterium genome contains:
- the rseP gene encoding RIP metalloprotease RseP, with protein sequence MLTSTIFWAVVVLGALIFVHELGHFLAARFFQVKVLVFSLGFGPRIWSWRSSEKGTEYQLAAIPLGGYVKMLGESPDDTDPIAPEDRPFAFNAKPVFPRFCIVLAGPMFNFLFAIVAVTAANMIGVGELLPVIGSVSEGMPAQSAGLLPGDRITFVGDQPVKRWDVMSRSIKKSHGESVELTVVRGEKTFQVSILPRVHEVPNLFGEPVKQVLIGILPSRDEEIVRYPFWEALGHGVVHTWQMTDMMMTGIWKIITRVVSPKEIGGPILIADLAGQAARQGPTNLLFFMAMISINLGLLNLLPVPILDGGHLMFLTVEGILGRALNEKTLVMATRVGIMFIVALMSLAFYNDISRYFSEH